One Malassezia vespertilionis chromosome 6, complete sequence genomic window, TCGCAATATCAGAATGAGCACTCCTCGCCAGCTCTTCACACGCCGTTTGCAATCGCGCCTCGTCTGGTAGACTAAGTGAAAAGTGTACTTCATCAAGGTATGCCTTTGCACAATTGAAAAGCGCATCTGCGTCTTGCTCAAATGCGTTTTCCTCTCCCGGAAACCGGCCATACTTGGCAAGGAACGTGTCCGATGCAAAAAAAGCGATCAAAAACTGGACCGTGATCGGATTCACTGGGTCCGCAAATGCGgctgcaaatgcaccgACATCTGGatctgtgcgctgctgcgaaAGGCAGCGTCCACGCACAAGTTTCaaatgcgcagcgtgcttCACAAATGTGCGTGTTTGCGATGCATCCAGTcccagcgcgtcgcgtgACAACATCAAGCGATCCAAGATGCGATCGAGGTGCGCGGTAAATTTGTCTAGATCCTGGCGTGCTTTGGTCACATACACCTGCTGAAGTGCAACATACGTGTTGCTCGTCGCTTTCATATCGGGAAGTGCTCCAGGGAGCGGCAAGACGTGCTCCTCGGCGacaaacgcgcgcagcgccgcgaccAGCAACCAGAAAATAGACGATTTTTGGTTGACATTGAGCGATTGTATATCGTTCAGAATGCCCTCGACGGACGGTGGAATCGCAGGAGATTGCAATGGTCGCCAtacatgctgcgccagtgccgcgtgcgcttcaTCGTAATTCTCCAAATCGCCGTGCCTAGGGCACCGGCGCTGTAAAAACGCAAGAAAATCAGCACGCGTAGCCGACCAAGGCAGCTCTCCATGCGTCTCTTTCCACTCCTTAAGCGCACGGAGAAGCAAGACAACGTAGGGAATATGGCCCATGTCGAGGGAACTGCTAGGATGAACGTCAAACGAGTCCGCATACGCCTCGAGCGCTGGAAATGGCCGCGTAAGCCTAAGATCCACGAGTGATTCGGGGTGTGTTTCTATTATCccaagctcgcgcacgctggtCCGAAAGATGCCTTGAAAGCCTACATTGTCGGCACTGAGCACAGGAATCGCTGGACTATGCTCCCACACCAACCGATCGACACGCTCTTGCACATCCCAAGGCTGTCGCACAAGTATGATGAGTGAAAACTTGGTAAAATAAGATGGATCGCACGTAAGCATCGCAGCCGGTGATACaacgcacgccgcatgTTCAACGCTCGGATTCATCTCGGCAAGAAGGCGCGCCATTTCGTCCGCATACGGTTTCCCGACACTTGTATGAGGCTCCAGAAAAAAATTCGAGCCTGCATCTTCCAGCGTCACAagtgcatcgtccagcacggTGAAACCTCCGAGACCTGGTAGCACAAGGTTTTTGAGAATTTGCGCCGAGAGAGACGAGGCGCCAACGACAAGCACGCGTGCCTGCTCCAGACATACCTGTCCCGTCTTGTTCCAGATCCGCAACTGTCGGTCATACCGTTGCGTATGGCCGTCTGGACGCTGTGTCGCGTTTGCGCTCTCCGTAAGACGCATGGCAAGCAAGGTCGACCGACCACGCTGGCTCGTGCTTACCATTAGTCAGCAGATGCAAAAAAAAGCGCCCTGCGCTTCCACACGTTGTCATGGCCGAGCGTCCTGCGTTGGATACGCTGGATACGCAATTGTCCAGTGGCTCTGCAGACGCTTTGGTATTAGGACTAAACGAATTACATGCGTATCTACGAATCCAGCCGGAAGAGCTCGATGCGTATGGCCTGGCACAGATCGCTGTGACCGATGCAAGGattgcgtttgcgcgccaagtttgCGAAAGCGTGTCGGACCTTGTGCAGCACATTTTGAACGCTTGGGAATTGGCAGACCAGCGCAATATTTCTGTTTTGCGCTCTATACCCATGCTAGTGTTGGCGGAAATGCTTGCTGTCTTGTCCACGCACCAGCCCTTTCAtgcgcttggcgaggcAATTATGGAGCGATTACTTGCGAGTGGGAACCCATGGATTGCGAAAATGCAAGGGTACTTGTCTGTGTGCGCGCAGTATCAAAAAGGGCTGAAGCGTGATACGGGAACAGAAACGACcgtggcgcttgccgcgctgaaACTGCTGACCGCCATGGCGAACTTTGCGCGCGGGAAGTTGGCCACTACTGTGTGGGAGCGCTTCCACTGGGCATCTGACGTCCACGCTCGTCTTCTGCAgatgcggcggcgcggaaaaagTGTACAGCGTGCGAGCATCAGTGATCCCGATATTCGCACGCAGTACATTCTATTCTTGCTCTCCTTTTTATTGCAGCCATTCAATGCCGCGCTAAAAATTGCAATATTGGATCTTGGATCTGATGGACTGCCCATGGTTCTACGGGGCATGGtgagcgatgcgccgagcgtcgTGCAAACGGTTCTTCTCGTCTTACACGAAGAATTGTTTAAAGATCAGGCCGtaccgcgcggcgcaaaagtCAAGTGTATTGACGATGTGTCGTGTGCCTCGATTATCAAGTTGTATACACGCGAAAAGGACGCAGTGCCGAACGGAAACTGTGTGGCAGATGTTGCACATCACTTTATGCTCAGTATCGCGACGCATCCCGGGTTCGGGATCTGCTACGTCGATCGCGGCTggtacgcgccgctggaaaGTGCggaaaaaggcgcgccggccCTGCATAATAAGGTGCTTGCAGGTGTACTTCGTCAACTTGCTGTGCTGGACGATTTACGCCAGCAAGAGCTAGCGTTGCGTATTCTGCGGGCGTGCCCTGAATTGGTCGCAAGCTACTTTGCCGGCACGCAAAAGACCTTGTCTCTGGAACCGCGCTGCAATAGTGCGTGGCTCGGGACAATGGCGTTCGTAGGTAGGGTTCTTGGTCTGCGCATCCCTACATTGGACGCATCGCCGCCCAATACACCGCCGCCAATGGCGACCATACTGGGTAACACTGCGCCAGaagtgctgctgcgtgcattggGCCGCGGTTTGAAGCACTCCAATGCGCTTGTTCAATACTATGCCTGTCTTGTTATGGCGCGCACAGTGCAAAGAGCGGCTTCCTTCCGCACACTTGCTGAACATACAGCGCAAACCCTGGAAGAGGACGAacacggcgcttggcaatCGACTCTTGCGAGCCTCGAACTGGAATGGCGGAAACGATACCCACCTGTTGATGCACTGACGCAACTTGCAACAAATACACAGCACAGCATGCGGCAGGaagccgcgctgcgtgttCTTGCATTGTATCATACCACACTGCTGAGCATGACTTTTGATACGCGCTACGATGTTGGTCGACTTCTCACAAATGCCGTTGTGgagcatgcagcgcatggacTGCGTCTAGACCGACTATGTcaaatgcacgcgctccaAATTCTTGCGTGTGCCACTGAGGGTGCCTTTGACTGGACTGCAAAAGCATTCGCGCCCTTGGAAggtcttgcgcagcgctcctACCTACACTTTTTGCTTGCCCTTTACTGTACTACTCCGTACGTGGCCATTCGGATTCGGTGCGAAACACTTCTGCATACATTGCtagcgccaagcgcactCTTTTTGCAAGACCCACGCGAGCTGGACGCATGGCTCCATTCACTTCCGAGTAAccaggcggcgctcgccagTGTTTTAAACTTTTTGGACGAGAGTATACTGCGGTGCTTGAAAACGCCACATCGGTACGCTGAGCGAGCGCGTGTGTTGGTAGCCGATGTTGTACCAGACCAAGACATGCCTGTGCCTGGGCCATTGCTTATGGTGATGGTAGAGCAGTGCACGATTCGGCTGAGGCGAAATTTATTTAATACCAACACAGGCGTCGACGCGAACGCAAGTGCACCGATTTTGCAGTACCTCAAACGCGTCATGCTACTGCTCATTGCGCAAGGTAAGCCGTACGCTGCCTTCCATACCCTTGCCAATACGCTGTGCGATGCGGGCGAAGATACGACGCTGAACGTtacggcagcggcgctcaaAGGAATGAAGTCGCTTTTGTCTTGTGTTGTCTTTGCGCCTTCGCCGATCCCAAACCCTTCTTTATTTGTCCACGTACAACAAGCATGTGCACGCCACGATTGGGATGCGCTGTGGGCACTTGACCCTGTGCAGGAAAATTTGTTCTGCGTGGAGGATGCGTGGAGGGCGCATGCAGCTCCgtcgcttgctgcgctggccGTTTTGCACAGTTCTGTGGGAGTATACGCTGCTGTAGCTCGCACtgccgagcatggcgcgtggCGTATGTTGTGGACTGTGCTTTTGTCGCGGATCTCCCCTGTGAATGTAGCAGCGCTACCAGAAAAAGAAGTGCTCCATCAAATTCCCAGCGcgtttgctgcgctggatgcTTGGAGCGAGCGTGTGCTACTTTCTCCCACACACTTACAGATGTACTTGACGCAGCATCCCACCACCGTGGCATGGCTGGAAAAACCGCGCACAgaccgcgccgcgaatgcattccgcgccgccgcagtCGCGTACGTGTGTAAACATGCAAGCGATCCAGCGTACAGTGTATGCGTTGCGCCATTTGTTCAGGATGCTATAGCAGGCATTATGGTGTCTCCCAATACGGTGCTCATCTTagagcttgcgcagaaGCTCGCGCCTCTTGCGAGCGAGCAAGTGTACGCGACAGTCGGCACAcatcttttgcgcgcgttggAAAACAAACCCACGCACcaaagcgcacgcgcccAGCTGGCCTGTTTGAGTGCGTATACGCTTGCAAGCATGGACCATGCAGCGAGCACGCCTCTCTTGCTCCCCCTCTTGTGGCGTCACCTGTCCTCGCTGGTAGCATTTCTTGTTTACGGCCCCGAAGCGTTTGCATtactgcgccgcgtccttGCTTCGATTTTGCCTGCGGGCCTAaatggcgccgctccaATGACGCGCGGCTCTCTAACCGCGATGCGATTTGCGCAAAGGCAATTGATATCGCTGGCCCCGCTGCTGCAATGCAAGTCGCACGAGGCCGATGTGCTCATGTTCCAGCTCTTGTACACGCTTCCTGCTGCGTACGATGTATTGGCCGCCGAGTTAGACGCGCACCCAGCGCGAGAAATTGTGCAAGCGTGGCCCAATACAGCGTGTGCACTACTCGAGCTAGCTGTGTGTAAGCACGACACCAAACGCTTAAATGGGCTTGTTGAGCCCGTGCTCAAAGCAGCTCCTCGTTGCCTTGACGAggcggagcgcggcgctcggtgcGTTGCAATCGCATTGTTGTACACGCATACGAGCGCGCAACCGCGCACTGCTTTGCAATTGCAGGCATTGCTGCAGAACAAGCCTGCCGTGCTTTTTCACGCCGACATTGCATGGCTCGTCGCACAAGTCGCAGTGAAGGATTGCACGCTGCAGTATGTCGACATGGCGCTTCGATGGATTGTGCGTCGGTATGCGGAAGATGCACAAGATGCGCATTCCGTCCGACGCGCCGTCAAAGCGACTGGCGCACTCATTGTCCAGTCCAACGTACAGCTTGCCGCTTCTCTTGTAGAACccgtgcttgccgccgcGGTCCAGCACCGGgccgacgatgcggatGCTCTGCTTTTTGCGACTATCATTGCAACGCATACTTCGATGCAAGGTGCGCACTGTGTTCGATACATGAACGCTCTCTTGTCTCACAGCGATGTCCTGCTcacagcgcgcaatgcagcgtCAAAGCAGGAgcaagtgctgcgccaAAATCTCTTGGCTCTTTTTGTACGCCTTGCCGAAAAAGGTATCGAAGCGTTGGATACGCCTGCGACCTTGGCACGTACACTATTTCTGTACAAAGGCACGTTGGAGCGTGGGGATCGTGCGTTGTTTGCTTTGTTGCAGCGTATGGAACGCGAACGACACAAGCCATTGCTGAACATGTTGCGAGCGTGGAGTGCAGAGCAAGTCCTGGTTCCCTCGGTGCTGCAGTACGACTCGTTGCTCGCAGCAGTGCTTTCCTTGGACCCGCAAATGGTGCAGCGTACCTATGTGGAACTTCCACGTAGTGCAAAGCAAACAAATGCTGCATTGTACGACCCATGGTTCATCTTGAACCTGTTTGGCGGCGCTATTATGGAGCGTGAATTGCAAGGCACAGACACTCATCTCACTGGGCTTGATTGGCTCGCCATTTTACGCACCAATGTTGTGGGAGTTGCACTTTCTGCGTGCTCTTCGCACCGCGCTCCGCTCCGTCAGTTTGCCTTGGTGTTGCTGGGGAAAATGTATGCGTGTGTTCAGCGCACGTCATTCCGCGAGCGTGACTTGGTACTGTTAGTGCTGGATCGCGTGCGCAATGTTAttccaccgccgccgccgacatCCATCACAGGCACATACGGCGAAATTCCATGGCTGCCGTCCATGGCCATGCTGTTTGCCGCAAAGTGTCTGCGGTACGTGAGCATGCCGAGCCAAGCAATGTTCCCTGTACTCTTCCGTTTCCTCCTGCAAAGGCCGTTGCTGGATGCGACCGACGTGCCGCTTTTGTACAATCTACTGCACCCCACCTCGGAGCAGTTTTACCAAGAGCGCTCTTTCCTGCTACGTTTTCTCCAGGACGCATTcgaggcgcacgcccaAGTTGCGCACGTACAGCCAGCAAGCCAAGGCATCGCGCGTGCGTCCAGTGACTGGCGCGTTTTCAAGCGTCGTCACGTCTGGGACTTGCTGCAAAGTTTGTACGACGCCCTTGCCGCGAAGCCAGGCGAAGAGATGCATCGTGCGAATGcaggcgccgatgcgcgtgACCAAGAACGCCTGGAGGCCATATTTGCCTCCGCTGCACGCATCCCCTACGTAGCACAGGAGCTTGTTACACACCGTGGCTTTCTCCAATGGATTGAGATGCGCATTGTCGCTGAGCGCAACacggatgctgcgcggtgTACATTTTGGATATCCTTGCTCCATGCaatttgcgctgctgcaccgaCGCCGCCCACACCCCAAGTAGTGCGCAGGCTACACACGAtggatgcgcgccaagatTTTGCCTTTGTGGTCACCGTCCAAAGTattgcgtgccgcgcactcTGCATTGACCCGGTTGTGGAGCAACTCGACGCGAGCGGGCCGTTGCCGTCGTGGCTGCATCTTTTGGCCGAGTTGGTATACTCGCTTTTAGCGTACAAATCGCTGTGCACGACACCGCGCGAATTCGAGGCAATCGAGTGCTTGcaaagcgtcgcgctcctcgaaCGTGCCACGGCTTGGCTTTCGCGCATGCCAAGACAGGACGCGGCAAGCCTAAGCACCACGCTTCTGCAGAGCACGCTGCTTTTGCAAAAATGTCCCTCTCTGAAACCTCGCATCCATGCACTTTTTtccaagcagctcgcgctcggcttGCACCATCGAGCCtacgcaccgcgccgctgggcgcTCGACGCCCTTGCAGCACCTGTCCATACCTCCACATAGATCCCTTCTCTCCACACGCGCACAGGGCTTTTTCTCCACAGCGCTCGATGCCGAAAACGgtgccgcagcggctcTTGGCGATTGCGCCTGAGCAGACAGGCTGTGTCCACTTGGCACAAGAAAGCGCTGAAGCACTGGATACGCTCATCTGCAAATATagtgctgcgctgcggtaCGGGCGTGCAATCCAGTCTGGGAAGATCCGGCCACGCGACGCTACGGAAGAAGGAGGTCAAGCGTTGAAAAAGATCAAGCTCGAGTATCCGACGTGTGCAGTGTGCAGTATTGATTTGCGTAGGCCGTACATATGCATGGACTGTGCGTACATTGCGTGTTTTTTTCGCGATCCTATCTCCGAcaccggcgcgctgccCGAATCGGCACAGGGCGATGGTGAAGAAGAGGGCA contains:
- a CDS encoding uncharacterized protein (COG:S; BUSCO:EOG0926025H; EggNog:ENOG503NVBX) — translated: MAERPALDTLDTQLSSGSADALVLGLNELHAYLRIQPEELDAYGLAQIAVTDARIAFARQVCESVSDLVQHILNAWELADQRNISVLRSIPMLVLAEMLAVLSTHQPFHALGEAIMERLLASGNPWIAKMQGYLSVCAQYQKGLKRDTGTETTVALAALKLLTAMANFARGKLATTVWERFHWASDVHARLLQMRRRGKSVQRASISDPDIRTQYILFLLSFLLQPFNAALKIAILDLGSDGLPMVLRGMVSDAPSVVQTVLLVLHEELFKDQAVPRGAKVKCIDDVSCASIIKLYTREKDAVPNGNCVADVAHHFMLSIATHPGFGICYVDRGWYAPLESAEKGAPALHNKVLAGVLRQLAVLDDLRQQELALRILRACPELVASYFAGTQKTLSLEPRCNSAWLGTMAFVGRVLGLRIPTLDASPPNTPPPMATILGNTAPEVLLRALGRGLKHSNALVQYYACLVMARTVQRAASFRTLAEHTAQTLEEDEHGAWQSTLASLELEWRKRYPPVDALTQLATNTQHSMRQEAALRVLALYHTTLLSMTFDTRYDVGRLLTNAVVEHAAHGLRLDRLCQMHALQILACATEGAFDWTAKAFAPLEGLAQRSYLHFLLALYCTTPYVAIRIRCETLLHTLLAPSALFLQDPRELDAWLHSLPSNQAALASVLNFLDESILRCLKTPHRYAERARVLVADVVPDQDMPVPGPLLMVMVEQCTIRLRRNLFNTNTGVDANASAPILQYLKRVMLLLIAQGKPYAAFHTLANTLCDAGEDTTLNVTAAALKGMKSLLSCVVFAPSPIPNPSLFVHVQQACARHDWDALWALDPVQENLFCVEDAWRAHAAPSLAALAVLHSSVGVYAAVARTAEHGAWRMLWTVLLSRISPVNVAALPEKEVLHQIPSAFAALDAWSERVLLSPTHLQMYLTQHPTTVAWLEKPRTDRAANAFRAAAVAYVCKHASDPAYSVCVAPFVQDAIAGIMVSPNTVLILELAQKLAPLASEQVYATVGTHLLRALENKPTHQSARAQLACLSAYTLASMDHAASTPLLLPLLWRHLSSLVAFLVYGPEAFALLRRVLASILPAGLNGAAPMTRGSLTAMRFAQRQLISLAPLLQCKSHEADVLMFQLLYTLPAAYDVLAAELDAHPAREIVQAWPNTACALLELAVCKHDTKRLNGLVEPVLKAAPRCLDEAERGARCVAIALLYTHTSAQPRTALQLQALLQNKPAVLFHADIAWLVAQVAVKDCTLQYVDMALRWIVRRYAEDAQDAHSVRRAVKATGALIVQSNVQLAASLVEPVLAAAVQHRADDADALLFATIIATHTSMQGAHCVRYMNALLSHSDVLLTARNAASKQEQVLRQNLLALFVRLAEKGIEALDTPATLARTLFLYKGTLERGDRALFALLQRMERERHKPLLNMLRAWSAEQVLVPSVLQYDSLLAAVLSLDPQMVQRTYVELPRSAKQTNAALYDPWFILNLFGGAIMERELQGTDTHLTGLDWLAILRTNVVGVALSACSSHRAPLRQFALVLLGKMYACVQRTSFRERDLVLLVLDRVRNVIPPPPPTSITGTYGEIPWLPSMAMLFAAKCLRYVSMPSQAMFPVLFRFLLQRPLLDATDVPLLYNLLHPTSEQFYQERSFLLRFLQDAFEAHAQVAHVQPASQGIARASSDWRVFKRRHVWDLLQSLYDALAAKPGEEMHRANAGADARDQERLEAIFASAARIPYVAQELVTHRGFLQWIEMRIVAERNTDAARCTFWISLLHAICAAAPTPPTPQVVRRLHTMDARQDFAFVVTVQSIACRALCIDPVVEQLDASGPLPSWLHLLAELVYSLLAYKSLCTTPREFEAIECLQSVALLERATAWLSRMPRQDAASLSTTLLQSTLLLQKCPSLKPRIHALFSKQLALGLHHRAYAPRRWALDALAAPVHTST
- a CDS encoding uncharacterized protein (COG:O; BUSCO:EOG09261IEV; EggNog:ENOG503NUPG) codes for the protein MRLTESANATQRPDGHTQRYDRQLRIWNKTGQVCLEQARVLVVGASSLSAQILKNLVLPGLGGFTVLDDALVTLEDAGSNFFLEPHTSVGKPYADEMARLLAEMNPSVEHAACVVSPAAMLTCDPSYFTKFSLIILVRQPWDVQERVDRLVWEHSPAIPVLSADNVGFQGIFRTSVRELGIIETHPESLVDLRLTRPFPALEAYADSFDVHPSSSLDMGHIPYVVLLLRALKEWKETHGELPWSATRADFLAFLQRRCPRHGDLENYDEAHAALAQHVWRPLQSPAIPPSVEGILNDIQSLNVNQKSSIFWLLVAALRAFVAEEHVLPLPGALPDMKATSNTYVALQQVYVTKARQDLDKFTAHLDRILDRLMLSRDALGLDASQTRTFVKHAAHLKLVRGRCLSQQRTDPDVGAFAAAFADPVNPITVQFLIAFFASDTFLAKYGRFPGEENAFEQDADALFNCAKAYLDEVHFSLSLPDEARLQTACEELARSAHSDIATTAAFLGGIVAQEAIKILTIQYLPLDNALVYDGIVEGVGSIRL